A stretch of Lactuca sativa cultivar Salinas chromosome 6, Lsat_Salinas_v11, whole genome shotgun sequence DNA encodes these proteins:
- the LOC111913043 gene encoding branched-chain amino acid aminotransferase 2, chloroplastic isoform X1 has protein sequence METSAVFLNATTTIGGGFHRHTTTASLLSRNPYLTTPFSFLPPNKQLQHQLRFNLPNTTTTTTCGTNIALAVGVNSPVSSVPSDTVDINWDTIGFGLVHTDHMYTMKCSLGGSFSKGELVPFGNIELSPCAGVLNYGQGLFEGLKAYRTEDDNILLFRPEENAKRMIMGAERMCMPSPSVDQFIQAVKDTVLANERWIPPPGKGSLYIRPLLIGSGSVLGLAPAPEYTFLIYVSPVGNYFKEGLSPINLIIETEMHRATPGGTGSVKTIGNYAAVLKAQGAAKAKGYSDVLYLDSVHKKYLEEVSSCNIFIVKGNSISTPDIKGTILPGITRKSIIDVARDEGFQVEEREVTVDELLDADEVFCTGTAVVVSPVGSITYLGKSVTYGSHGVGLVSQQLYSSLTRLQMGLVDDKMGWIVKLK, from the exons ATGGAGACCTCCGCTGTATTCTTAaacgccaccaccaccatcggcGGCGGTTTTCATAGACACACGACTACTGCTAGTCTTCTCTCCCGCAATCCCTACCTGACGACTCCTTTTTCCTTTCTTCCTCCTAACAAG CAGCTTCAACATCAGTTGCGTTTTAATTTGCCgaataccaccaccaccaccacttgcGGCACTAACATTGCACTGGCTGTTGGAGTGAATTCTCCCGTCAG CAGTGTACCAAGTGATACAGTTGACATTAATTGGGACACCATTGGATTTGGGCTTGTGCATACTGATCATATGTACACCATGAAATGTTCTCTAGGAGGGAGCTTCTCTAAAGGGGAGCTCGTGCCTTTTGGGAACATCGAGCTCAGCCCATGTGCTGGAGTCCTCAATTATGGCCAA GGATTGTTTGAAGGCCTAAAAGCATATCGTACAGAAGATGATAACATTTTACTCTTTCGTCCTGAAGAAAATGCTAAAAGGATGATAATGGGGGCAGAGCGTATGTGTATGCCTTCTCCTTCTGTTGATCAATTCATTCAAGCTGTTAAGGACACTGTATTAGCAAATGAAAGATGG ATACCCCCTCCTGGAAAAGGCTCACTATATATAAGGCCACTGCTCATAGGGAGTGGAAGTGTACTTGGTCTTGCACCAGCTCCAGAGTATACTTTTCTGATCTATGTTTCTCCTGTTGGTAATTACTTCAAG GAAGGTTTATCGCCTATAAACTTGATAATTGAAACTGAAATGCATCGTGCAACCCCTGGTGGAACTGGAAGTGTAAAGACTATTGGAAACTATGCTGCG GTTTTAAAGGCGCAAGGTGCAGCAAAAGCAAAAGGTTATTCAGATGTGTTGTATCTCGACAGTGTGCACAAGAAGTATTTGGAAGAGGTCTCCTCATGTAATATTTTTATTGTAAAG GGAAACTCTATATCTACTCCAGATATAAAAGGGACTATCCTCCCAGGTATCACACGAAAGAGTATTATTGATGTGGCTCGTGATGAAGGATTCCAG GTTGAGGAGCGAGAAGTAACAGTAGATGAGTTGCTTGATGCTGATGAAGTTTTTTGCACAGGAACAGCCGTGGTTGTATCCCCGGTGGGTAGCATAACTTATCTTGGCAAAAG TGTGACTTATGGAAGCCATGGTGTAGGACTTGTATCGCAACAACTTTATTCTTCATTGACAAGGCTACAAATGGGCCTTGTGGACGATAAAATGGGTTGGATTGTCAAACTTAAGTAG
- the LOC111913043 gene encoding branched-chain amino acid aminotransferase 2, chloroplastic isoform X3: protein METSAVFLNATTTIGGGFHRHTTTASLLSRNPYLTTPFSFLPPNKLQHQLRFNLPNTTTTTTCGTNIALAVGVNSPVSSVPSDTVDINWDTIGFGLVHTDHMYTMKCSLGGSFSKGELVPFGNIELSPCAGVLNYGQGLFEGLKAYRTEDDNILLFRPEENAKRMIMGAERMCMPSPSVDQFIQAVKDTVLANERWIPPPGKGSLYIRPLLIGSGSVLGLAPAPEYTFLIYVSPVGNYFKEGLSPINLIIETEMHRATPGGTGSVKTIGNYAAVLKAQGAAKAKGYSDVLYLDSVHKKYLEEVSSCNIFIVKGNSISTPDIKGTILPGITRKSIIDVARDEGFQVEEREVTVDELLDADEVFCTGTAVVVSPVGSITYLGKSVTYGSHGVGLVSQQLYSSLTRLQMGLVDDKMGWIVKLK from the exons ATGGAGACCTCCGCTGTATTCTTAaacgccaccaccaccatcggcGGCGGTTTTCATAGACACACGACTACTGCTAGTCTTCTCTCCCGCAATCCCTACCTGACGACTCCTTTTTCCTTTCTTCCTCCTAACAAG CTTCAACATCAGTTGCGTTTTAATTTGCCgaataccaccaccaccaccacttgcGGCACTAACATTGCACTGGCTGTTGGAGTGAATTCTCCCGTCAG CAGTGTACCAAGTGATACAGTTGACATTAATTGGGACACCATTGGATTTGGGCTTGTGCATACTGATCATATGTACACCATGAAATGTTCTCTAGGAGGGAGCTTCTCTAAAGGGGAGCTCGTGCCTTTTGGGAACATCGAGCTCAGCCCATGTGCTGGAGTCCTCAATTATGGCCAA GGATTGTTTGAAGGCCTAAAAGCATATCGTACAGAAGATGATAACATTTTACTCTTTCGTCCTGAAGAAAATGCTAAAAGGATGATAATGGGGGCAGAGCGTATGTGTATGCCTTCTCCTTCTGTTGATCAATTCATTCAAGCTGTTAAGGACACTGTATTAGCAAATGAAAGATGG ATACCCCCTCCTGGAAAAGGCTCACTATATATAAGGCCACTGCTCATAGGGAGTGGAAGTGTACTTGGTCTTGCACCAGCTCCAGAGTATACTTTTCTGATCTATGTTTCTCCTGTTGGTAATTACTTCAAG GAAGGTTTATCGCCTATAAACTTGATAATTGAAACTGAAATGCATCGTGCAACCCCTGGTGGAACTGGAAGTGTAAAGACTATTGGAAACTATGCTGCG GTTTTAAAGGCGCAAGGTGCAGCAAAAGCAAAAGGTTATTCAGATGTGTTGTATCTCGACAGTGTGCACAAGAAGTATTTGGAAGAGGTCTCCTCATGTAATATTTTTATTGTAAAG GGAAACTCTATATCTACTCCAGATATAAAAGGGACTATCCTCCCAGGTATCACACGAAAGAGTATTATTGATGTGGCTCGTGATGAAGGATTCCAG GTTGAGGAGCGAGAAGTAACAGTAGATGAGTTGCTTGATGCTGATGAAGTTTTTTGCACAGGAACAGCCGTGGTTGTATCCCCGGTGGGTAGCATAACTTATCTTGGCAAAAG TGTGACTTATGGAAGCCATGGTGTAGGACTTGTATCGCAACAACTTTATTCTTCATTGACAAGGCTACAAATGGGCCTTGTGGACGATAAAATGGGTTGGATTGTCAAACTTAAGTAG
- the LOC111913043 gene encoding branched-chain amino acid aminotransferase 2, chloroplastic isoform X2, protein METSAVFLNATTTIGGGFHRHTTTASLLSRNPYLTTPFSFLPPNKQLQHQLRFNLPNTTTTTTCGTNIALAVGVNSPVSVPSDTVDINWDTIGFGLVHTDHMYTMKCSLGGSFSKGELVPFGNIELSPCAGVLNYGQGLFEGLKAYRTEDDNILLFRPEENAKRMIMGAERMCMPSPSVDQFIQAVKDTVLANERWIPPPGKGSLYIRPLLIGSGSVLGLAPAPEYTFLIYVSPVGNYFKEGLSPINLIIETEMHRATPGGTGSVKTIGNYAAVLKAQGAAKAKGYSDVLYLDSVHKKYLEEVSSCNIFIVKGNSISTPDIKGTILPGITRKSIIDVARDEGFQVEEREVTVDELLDADEVFCTGTAVVVSPVGSITYLGKSVTYGSHGVGLVSQQLYSSLTRLQMGLVDDKMGWIVKLK, encoded by the exons ATGGAGACCTCCGCTGTATTCTTAaacgccaccaccaccatcggcGGCGGTTTTCATAGACACACGACTACTGCTAGTCTTCTCTCCCGCAATCCCTACCTGACGACTCCTTTTTCCTTTCTTCCTCCTAACAAG CAGCTTCAACATCAGTTGCGTTTTAATTTGCCgaataccaccaccaccaccacttgcGGCACTAACATTGCACTGGCTGTTGGAGTGAATTCTCCCGTCAG TGTACCAAGTGATACAGTTGACATTAATTGGGACACCATTGGATTTGGGCTTGTGCATACTGATCATATGTACACCATGAAATGTTCTCTAGGAGGGAGCTTCTCTAAAGGGGAGCTCGTGCCTTTTGGGAACATCGAGCTCAGCCCATGTGCTGGAGTCCTCAATTATGGCCAA GGATTGTTTGAAGGCCTAAAAGCATATCGTACAGAAGATGATAACATTTTACTCTTTCGTCCTGAAGAAAATGCTAAAAGGATGATAATGGGGGCAGAGCGTATGTGTATGCCTTCTCCTTCTGTTGATCAATTCATTCAAGCTGTTAAGGACACTGTATTAGCAAATGAAAGATGG ATACCCCCTCCTGGAAAAGGCTCACTATATATAAGGCCACTGCTCATAGGGAGTGGAAGTGTACTTGGTCTTGCACCAGCTCCAGAGTATACTTTTCTGATCTATGTTTCTCCTGTTGGTAATTACTTCAAG GAAGGTTTATCGCCTATAAACTTGATAATTGAAACTGAAATGCATCGTGCAACCCCTGGTGGAACTGGAAGTGTAAAGACTATTGGAAACTATGCTGCG GTTTTAAAGGCGCAAGGTGCAGCAAAAGCAAAAGGTTATTCAGATGTGTTGTATCTCGACAGTGTGCACAAGAAGTATTTGGAAGAGGTCTCCTCATGTAATATTTTTATTGTAAAG GGAAACTCTATATCTACTCCAGATATAAAAGGGACTATCCTCCCAGGTATCACACGAAAGAGTATTATTGATGTGGCTCGTGATGAAGGATTCCAG GTTGAGGAGCGAGAAGTAACAGTAGATGAGTTGCTTGATGCTGATGAAGTTTTTTGCACAGGAACAGCCGTGGTTGTATCCCCGGTGGGTAGCATAACTTATCTTGGCAAAAG TGTGACTTATGGAAGCCATGGTGTAGGACTTGTATCGCAACAACTTTATTCTTCATTGACAAGGCTACAAATGGGCCTTGTGGACGATAAAATGGGTTGGATTGTCAAACTTAAGTAG
- the LOC111913043 gene encoding branched-chain amino acid aminotransferase 2, chloroplastic isoform X4, translating into METSAVFLNATTTIGGGFHRHTTTASLLSRNPYLTTPFSFLPPNKLQHQLRFNLPNTTTTTTCGTNIALAVGVNSPVSVPSDTVDINWDTIGFGLVHTDHMYTMKCSLGGSFSKGELVPFGNIELSPCAGVLNYGQGLFEGLKAYRTEDDNILLFRPEENAKRMIMGAERMCMPSPSVDQFIQAVKDTVLANERWIPPPGKGSLYIRPLLIGSGSVLGLAPAPEYTFLIYVSPVGNYFKEGLSPINLIIETEMHRATPGGTGSVKTIGNYAAVLKAQGAAKAKGYSDVLYLDSVHKKYLEEVSSCNIFIVKGNSISTPDIKGTILPGITRKSIIDVARDEGFQVEEREVTVDELLDADEVFCTGTAVVVSPVGSITYLGKSVTYGSHGVGLVSQQLYSSLTRLQMGLVDDKMGWIVKLK; encoded by the exons ATGGAGACCTCCGCTGTATTCTTAaacgccaccaccaccatcggcGGCGGTTTTCATAGACACACGACTACTGCTAGTCTTCTCTCCCGCAATCCCTACCTGACGACTCCTTTTTCCTTTCTTCCTCCTAACAAG CTTCAACATCAGTTGCGTTTTAATTTGCCgaataccaccaccaccaccacttgcGGCACTAACATTGCACTGGCTGTTGGAGTGAATTCTCCCGTCAG TGTACCAAGTGATACAGTTGACATTAATTGGGACACCATTGGATTTGGGCTTGTGCATACTGATCATATGTACACCATGAAATGTTCTCTAGGAGGGAGCTTCTCTAAAGGGGAGCTCGTGCCTTTTGGGAACATCGAGCTCAGCCCATGTGCTGGAGTCCTCAATTATGGCCAA GGATTGTTTGAAGGCCTAAAAGCATATCGTACAGAAGATGATAACATTTTACTCTTTCGTCCTGAAGAAAATGCTAAAAGGATGATAATGGGGGCAGAGCGTATGTGTATGCCTTCTCCTTCTGTTGATCAATTCATTCAAGCTGTTAAGGACACTGTATTAGCAAATGAAAGATGG ATACCCCCTCCTGGAAAAGGCTCACTATATATAAGGCCACTGCTCATAGGGAGTGGAAGTGTACTTGGTCTTGCACCAGCTCCAGAGTATACTTTTCTGATCTATGTTTCTCCTGTTGGTAATTACTTCAAG GAAGGTTTATCGCCTATAAACTTGATAATTGAAACTGAAATGCATCGTGCAACCCCTGGTGGAACTGGAAGTGTAAAGACTATTGGAAACTATGCTGCG GTTTTAAAGGCGCAAGGTGCAGCAAAAGCAAAAGGTTATTCAGATGTGTTGTATCTCGACAGTGTGCACAAGAAGTATTTGGAAGAGGTCTCCTCATGTAATATTTTTATTGTAAAG GGAAACTCTATATCTACTCCAGATATAAAAGGGACTATCCTCCCAGGTATCACACGAAAGAGTATTATTGATGTGGCTCGTGATGAAGGATTCCAG GTTGAGGAGCGAGAAGTAACAGTAGATGAGTTGCTTGATGCTGATGAAGTTTTTTGCACAGGAACAGCCGTGGTTGTATCCCCGGTGGGTAGCATAACTTATCTTGGCAAAAG TGTGACTTATGGAAGCCATGGTGTAGGACTTGTATCGCAACAACTTTATTCTTCATTGACAAGGCTACAAATGGGCCTTGTGGACGATAAAATGGGTTGGATTGTCAAACTTAAGTAG
- the LOC111913044 gene encoding psbP domain-containing protein 5, chloroplastic, with translation METVLSPSHSRAISNHPKLSLFRDQAKISSSNQKICNSNKKFVACCCESSEPTSQNGFCRRDIVLFGFAASVATVFPVEGSVADEEIKMAPIVDDLNAYSYLIPLEMPSKNFSFKWVESRKPERYSSAAPLSPNARLRIVAERVDFFDNLILSVTIGPPNPIFLKSNDKSTWEAKDVADSVLSDKSALRVTSSQRMAESSVLDAHTSEIDGEPYWYYEYLVRKSPTKTVTDSSIFRHYVAASVERDGFLYTLNASTLNKQWDMMGPVLEKTVASFRLLPPTENYVPPYKDPWRFW, from the exons ATGGAAACTGTCCTCTCTCCCTCACATTCTCGCGCCATATCCAATCATCCCAAGCTTTCACTCTTCAG GGACCAAGCTAAGATAAGTTCATCAAACCAAAAGATATGTAATTCTAACAAAAAATTCGTAGCTTGTTGCTGTGAATCTTCAGAACCCACCTCCCAAAATGGATTTTGTAGGAGGGATATTGTTCTATTCGGGTTTGCTGCTTCGGTTGCTACAGTTTTCCCAGTAGAAG GATCTGTTGCTGATGAAGAGATTAAAATGGCTCCAATAGTTGATGACCTAAATGCATATTCATATTTGATTCCATTGGAAATGCCTTCCAAGAACTTTTCCTTCAAATG GGTGGAATCAAGAAAACCTGAACGCTACTCATCTGCAGCACCTCTTTCCC CTAATGCGCGACTACGGATTGTGGCTGAACGTGTTGATTTTTTTGACAATCTCATTCTTTCTGTAACG ATAGGTCCCCCGAATCCAATATTCTTGAAATCAAATGATAAGAGTACATGGGAGGCAAAGGATGTTGCTGATTCTGTTTTATCTGACAAGTCTGCTTTG CGTGTTACTTCGAGTCAACGCATGGCAGAAAGTTCGGTTCTTGATGCTCACACTTCAGAA ATTGATGGTGAGCCATATTGGTACTATGAATACCTAGTTCGCAAATCCCCTACAAAAACT GTGACAGATTCAAGTATCTTTCGGCATTATGTAGCTGCATCTGTTGAACGCGATG GATTTTTATACACTTTGAATGCTTCAACACTCAACAAGCAATGGGACATG aTGGGGCCCGTACTGGAGAAAACCGTGGCTTCGTTTAGACTTCTCCCTCCCACTGAAAACTATGTTCCACCATACAAGGATCCATGGAGATTTTGGTGA
- the LOC111913042 gene encoding uncharacterized protein LOC111913042 — protein sequence MLDKLLSSGPVDMSSIASQPLSTPLQMEPVSNQDSSLSVGQQKPLLPSKRKATAESFSNNPLPLHSSIPNKRVVQIDAHVNSSSPRVSPLSANKKQTQVQTMPNGQPNKRMMRNESMSNKTVSPRVQMSKSKTAPLEVSPKAQSESYVRAKMRETLAAALSVGIQNKEELSNEDKNVAPQSTPTADVDIKETSEGQKPQYNYVMPDTEGSFGDTFFVKDELLQGNGLSWAWDMEVDEKSTSVPIGQQGQGVENGNGNGNGVEEVIFSPQELGLKIEGELFKLFGGVNKKYKEKGRSLMFNLKDRSNPELREKVLSGKISPERLCSMTPEELASKELSEWRMAKAEELDKMIVLPDSDVDMRRLVKKTHKGEYQVVDFEQDDGISVEVAVGSTSMASQFRPKKKKVESDGQQVKGEEVKEGEETGNRVTVSTEGTDFMQELIVEEFKDEGFLPPIVSLDEFMESLDTEPPFENLTVDGKETKGAGVSDKKETGNEKPSLGPTSAEVEARVELSSVKSGETSAERKVLAPSVAIGECLWEGDLQLSISSSVSVMGLFRSGEKTSTKEWPGSIEIKGRVRLEAFEKFLQQLPMSRSRAVMVVHFNLKDNSPEFHRASLSESMDSYVAEERVGFGEPNPGTEVYFCPPHKRITEMLSRLLSKDQTDIQKSTDNGLIGVVVWRRPQPAAATLPPHHKHHRKNTVSSRRQETISTNTNSKQLHPPPPPPPDHDGGGDDDDDIPPGFGPGVVARDEDDLPEFSFSGSGSNSNSAQVGQLSRMVQSNNTPRPVAHMRHLVHEYGQTGNNNNNNNNNNSNNNNGNNNNNNNNNNIHWNGNRPWNRDEEDDIPEWQPQQQHQIHHQGELPNHMVNQVRPMMGPPVMHVRPPPNLMQNVWVQLPGPHALLPNAAMPGRLYGGQWRPEEPRGRGF from the exons ATGCTGGATAAGCTTCTATCATCAGGTCCAGTAGACATGAGCAGCATTGCATCTCAGCCATTATCAACACCTCTTCAAATGGAACCTGTTTCCAATCAAGACTCATCACTTAGTGTAGGCCAACAGAAGCCATTATTACCTTCAAAGAGGAAAGCTACAGCAGAATCCTTCTCCAATAATCCCTTACCTCTTCATTCATCAATTCCAAACAAACGTGTAGTTCAAATAGATGCTCATGTAAATTCAAGCTCACCTCGTGTGTCACCACTCTCTGCCAACAAGAAACAAACGCAAGTACAAACCATGCCTAATGGTCAACCGAATAAAAGAATGATGAGAAATGAGTCAATGTCAAATAAAACCGTGTCTCCAAGGGTACAAATGTCAAAGAGCAAGACTGCACCACTAGAAGTGTCCCCAAAAGCTCAAAGTGAGTCATATGTACGTGCGAAAATGAGGGAAACTTTAGCTGCTGCTTTGTCTGTTGGCATTCAGAACAAAGAGGAACTTTCAAATGAAGATAAGAATGTGGCCCCTCAGTCTACACCTACTGCTGACGTGGACATCAAGGAGACAAGTGAGGGACAAAAGCCTCAGTATAACTATGTAATGCCTGACACTGAAGGTTCATTTGGGGACACTTTTTTTGTGAAAGATGAGCTTTTACAGGGAAATGGGCTATCATGGGCATGGGATATGGAAGTAGATGAAAAGTCAACTTCAGTGCCAATAGGTCAACAGGGTCAAGGTGTTGAGAACGGAAATGGGAATGGTAATGGTGTTGAAGAGGTGATTTTTTCTCCTCAAGAATTGGGTTTGAAGATTGAAGGTGAACTGTTTAAGCTGTTTGGAGGTGTGAATAAGAAGTATAAAGAAAAGGGTAGGTCTTTGATGTTCAATTTAAAAGACCGAAGTAACCCTGAGCTAAGAGAGAAAGTTTTATCCGGTAAGATCTCTCCTGAAAGATTGTGTTCAATGACACCAGAGGAACTTGCTTCTAAGGAGCTTTCGGAATGGCGAATGGCAAAAGCTGAGGAATTGGATAAAATGATAGTATTACCTGATTCCGATGTTGATATGAGGCGTCTGGTTAAAAAAACACATAAAGGTGAGTATCAGGTGGTTGACTTTGAACAAGATGATGGTATTTCTGTTGAGGTGGCTGTAGGGTCAACCTCTATGGCTAGTCAGTTTAGACCAAAGAAGAAGAAAGTGGAGTCTGATGGTCAACAAGTCAAAGGTGAAGAAGTGAAAGAAGGAGAGGAGACAGGCAATCGGGTTACTGTTTCTACAGAGGGGACTGATTTCATGCAAGAGTTGATTGTGGAAGAGTTTAAAGATGAGGGATTCTTGCCACCAATTGTTTCTTTGGATGAGTTTATGGAATCTCTTGATACTGAGCCTCCATTTGAGAACCTGACTGTAGATGGTAAGGAAACGAAGGGTGCTGGTGTCTCGGACAAAAAAGAAACTGGTAATGAGAAGCCGTCTTTGGGGCCCACTTCTGCTGAGGTGGAAGCACGTGTGGAGTTGTCAAGTGTGAAAAGTGGGGAGACTTCTGCAGAGAGAAAAGTTTTGGCTCCTAGTGTAGCCATTGGTGAATGTTTATGGGAAGGTGACCTCCAGCTCAGCATCTCTTCTTCAGTGTCTGTTATGGGACTGTTCAGAAG TGGTGAAAAAACATCAACAAAAGAGTGGCCTGGATCTATTGAGATCAAGGGCAGAGTGAGACTGGAGGCATTTGAGAAATTCCTTCAACAACTTCCCATGTCAAGAAGCCGTGCTGTCATG GTTGTACACTTCAACCTGAAGGATAATTCTCCAGAGTTCCACAGAGCCAGTCTTTCTGAG TCTATGGATTCATATGTAGCAGAAGAAAGAGTAGGATTTGGAGAACCAAATCCAGGAACCGAAGTCTATTTCTGTCCACCACATAAAAGAATCACAGAAATGCTCAGCAGACTGCTCTCCAAAGACCAGACTGATATACAAAAGTCAACAGACAACGGGCTCATCGGTGTGGTGGTCTGGCGCAGACCTCAGCCTGCTGCCGCCACGTTGCCGCCTCACCATAAACACCATAGAAAAAACACTGTCTCATCTAGAAGACAAGAAACTATCAGCACCAATACGAATTCAAAACAGTTgcatccaccaccacctccaccaccagatcatgatggtggtggtgatgatgatgatgatattccaCCGGGATTTGGTCCCGGAGTTGTTGCCCGGGATGAGGATGACCTGCCCGAGTTTAGTTTTTCCGGCAGCGGGTCAAATTCAAATTCTGCCCAAGTTGGGCAGCTTTCAAGAATGGTTCAGTCTAATAATACTCCTAGACCTGTAGCTCATATGAGACATCTTGTTCATGAATATGGTCAAACcggaaataataataacaataataataataataatagcaataataataatggtaataataataataataataataataataatatacattGGAATGGAAATAGACCTTGGAAtcgtgatgaggaggatgatatACCGGAATGGCAACCGCAACAGCAACACCAAATCCATCATCAGGGCGAATTGCCTAACCATATGGTCAACCAAGTTAGACCCATGATGGGACCACCTGTTATGCATGTACGACCACCACCTAATTTAATGCAAAATGTATGGGTGCAACTGCCTGGACCTCATGCTCTTCTGCCTAATGCTGCCATGCCAGGCCGGCTTTATGGTGGGCAGTGGCGGCCGGAGGAGCCGAGGGGTAGAGGTTTTTGA